In a genomic window of Feifania hominis:
- the lepA gene encoding translation elongation factor 4 produces MDQQHIRNFSIIAHIDHGKSTLADRMLELTETVSKRDMENQILDNMELERERGITIKARAVRLLYNAKNGEQYAFNLIDTPGHVDFNYEVSRSLAACEGAVLVVDAAQGIEAQTLANTYLALEHDLELVPVINKIDLPAADPDRVKTEIEDIIGIPAQDAPLISAKVGINIDEVMERVVSDIPAPSGDEAAPLRALIFDSFYDSYKGVIVYIRVKDGTLRAGERIRMMQTGSEFDVVEVGYLQPAGLQPTGELTAGEVGYLTASIKNVRDTQVGDTVTLAGRPASEPLPGYKKAMSMVFCGIYPADGAKYPDLREALERLQLNDASLLFEPETSIALGFGFRCGFLGLLHMEVIQERLEREFNLDLVTTAPSVIYKIEKTSGETVYIDNPTNYPDPTLIASAQEPMVSANIIVPSEFVGNIMELSQDRRGTFKDMKYLDTDRVSLHYELPLNEIIYDFFDALKSRTRGYASFDYELIGYQPSDLVKLDIWLNGEVVDALSFIVHRDKAYPRARRICEKLRDSIPRQLFEIPVQAVIGSKIIARETVKALRKDVLAKCYGGDITRKKKLLEKQKEGKKRMRQVGSVEVPQEAFMSVLKLDE; encoded by the coding sequence TTGGATCAACAGCACATCCGAAACTTCTCCATCATCGCGCACATCGACCATGGCAAGTCGACGCTTGCCGACCGTATGCTCGAGCTGACCGAGACCGTGTCAAAGCGCGATATGGAAAATCAGATACTGGACAACATGGAGCTCGAGCGCGAGCGCGGCATCACCATCAAGGCGCGCGCCGTGCGGCTGCTCTACAACGCCAAAAACGGGGAACAGTACGCGTTCAACCTGATCGACACCCCCGGACATGTCGACTTCAACTACGAGGTCTCGCGGTCGCTTGCGGCCTGCGAGGGGGCGGTGCTGGTGGTAGATGCGGCGCAGGGCATTGAGGCGCAGACGCTGGCGAACACATACCTTGCGCTCGAGCACGACCTGGAACTCGTGCCGGTCATCAACAAAATCGATCTGCCCGCGGCTGACCCCGACCGGGTCAAAACCGAGATTGAGGACATCATCGGCATCCCCGCGCAGGACGCGCCACTGATCTCGGCCAAGGTGGGCATCAACATCGACGAGGTCATGGAGCGGGTGGTGAGCGACATCCCCGCCCCGTCCGGCGACGAGGCGGCGCCGCTTCGCGCGCTGATTTTCGACTCCTTTTACGACTCCTACAAGGGGGTCATCGTCTACATCCGTGTCAAGGACGGCACGCTTCGCGCCGGCGAGCGCATCCGCATGATGCAGACCGGCAGCGAATTCGACGTGGTTGAGGTCGGCTATCTGCAGCCGGCCGGTCTGCAGCCGACGGGCGAGCTGACGGCGGGTGAGGTCGGGTATCTGACGGCCTCGATCAAAAACGTGCGCGACACCCAGGTGGGCGACACCGTGACCCTCGCGGGCCGGCCGGCCTCCGAGCCGCTGCCCGGCTACAAAAAGGCCATGTCCATGGTCTTCTGCGGCATCTATCCCGCCGACGGGGCGAAGTACCCCGATCTGCGCGAGGCACTTGAGCGGCTTCAGCTCAACGACGCGTCGCTGCTCTTTGAGCCGGAGACCTCCATTGCGCTCGGCTTTGGCTTCCGCTGCGGCTTTCTGGGTCTTTTGCACATGGAGGTCATCCAGGAGCGGCTCGAGCGCGAGTTCAATCTCGATCTCGTCACGACCGCGCCGAGCGTCATCTATAAAATCGAGAAGACCAGCGGCGAGACCGTCTACATCGACAACCCCACAAACTACCCCGACCCGACGCTCATCGCCTCCGCACAGGAGCCCATGGTCAGCGCGAACATCATCGTGCCGAGCGAATTTGTCGGCAACATCATGGAGCTCAGCCAGGACCGCCGCGGCACGTTCAAGGACATGAAGTACCTCGACACCGACCGCGTCAGCCTGCACTACGAGCTGCCGCTCAACGAGATCATCTACGACTTCTTCGACGCGCTCAAGTCGAGAACCCGGGGCTATGCCTCGTTTGACTATGAGCTCATCGGCTATCAGCCGTCCGACCTTGTCAAGCTCGACATCTGGCTCAACGGCGAGGTGGTCGACGCGCTCTCGTTTATCGTCCACCGCGACAAGGCCTACCCGCGCGCGCGGCGCATCTGCGAAAAGCTGCGCGACAGCATTCCGCGCCAGCTCTTCGAGATTCCCGTTCAGGCGGTCATCGGCTCGAAGATCATCGCCCGCGAGACGGTCAAGGCGCTTCGCAAGGATGTTCTCGCCAAGTGCTACGGCGGCGACATCACCCGAAAGAAAAAGCTGCTCGAAAAGCAGAAAGAGGGCAAAAAGCGCATGCGCCAGGTCGGCAGCGTGGAGGTTCCGCAGGAGGCCTTCATGTCGGTGCTCAAGCTCGATGAGTAG
- a CDS encoding tRNA (mnm(5)s(2)U34)-methyltransferase, protein MIAELNALEICHRYLRGMVRRSGVYVDATAGRGRDTELLCRLAGEAGVVYAFDIQREAVTATRARLEQAGLLPRARLIHGGHERMADHVPSAHGVVFNFGFLPGGDHSVFTRAETSLAALDAAAALLEPGGFLALTLYSGGPNGYAERDAVLSWLEALDQRRFTALVCRFANRKNDPPLFAAVEKHP, encoded by the coding sequence TTGATCGCCGAACTCAACGCCCTGGAGATCTGCCACCGCTATCTTCGCGGCATGGTCCGCCGCAGCGGCGTCTACGTCGACGCGACGGCCGGCCGCGGGCGGGACACCGAGCTTCTCTGCCGTCTCGCGGGCGAGGCGGGCGTCGTCTACGCCTTTGACATTCAGCGGGAGGCCGTCACCGCCACCCGTGCCCGGCTCGAGCAGGCGGGACTCCTGCCCCGCGCCCGGCTCATTCACGGCGGCCATGAGCGCATGGCGGACCATGTCCCTTCGGCCCACGGCGTGGTGTTCAACTTCGGCTTTCTGCCCGGCGGCGACCACAGCGTCTTCACGCGGGCTGAAACCAGTCTCGCGGCGCTCGACGCCGCGGCGGCTCTTCTGGAGCCGGGCGGGTTTCTCGCACTCACGCTCTACAGCGGCGGGCCGAACGGCTACGCCGAGCGCGACGCCGTGCTCTCGTGGCTCGAGGCGCTCGACCAGCGGCGCTTCACCGCCCTTGTCTGTCGCTTTGCAAACCGAAAAAACGATCCGCCTCTCTTCGCGGCAGTCGAAAAGCACCCATAG
- the spoIIP gene encoding stage II sporulation protein P, whose amino-acid sequence MRGFRRKVHRKARKGPDRPAVRRAEALFLAGVFAVFLLAGASVLQLSGQAFLAAACEGAAGVQGEGLVQALLPEETKLLWADEPAENAFLDLSPQIYEEVIHPVTVPDDDTTGEDNAEQEPPVVEPPADGRLPISPIVIKATLNDSYPNYGGVYVKNSTSYELDMEQLYKKTLSLKKKKKDAVQVLIVHTHTTECYAEEGATTYDPSFNDRTTDLEKNVAAVGRALADELNALGIKTVQDLSINDYPEYNGAYTRSNEVIKEYMEEYPDIRVVIDLHRDSMVNSDGVKYQPVVTSPDGVQMAQLMFVVGTPQNGKTHKNWRENLAFAIRWQSELMEACPGIMRPISLRKDRFNQHHTTGSVIMEVGTTGNSLSEAKASAKLAADVLAKILA is encoded by the coding sequence ATGAGAGGATTTCGCAGAAAAGTTCACCGCAAGGCCAGGAAGGGCCCTGACCGGCCGGCTGTGCGCCGGGCAGAGGCTCTGTTTCTCGCGGGCGTGTTCGCCGTGTTTCTGCTCGCGGGCGCGAGCGTGCTGCAATTGTCGGGACAGGCCTTTCTCGCCGCCGCCTGCGAGGGGGCGGCCGGCGTACAGGGAGAGGGACTTGTGCAGGCGCTGCTGCCGGAGGAGACAAAACTTCTCTGGGCGGATGAGCCGGCCGAAAATGCCTTTCTCGACCTGTCGCCCCAGATCTATGAGGAGGTCATCCACCCTGTCACTGTGCCGGACGACGACACCACCGGCGAGGACAACGCCGAGCAGGAGCCGCCCGTGGTCGAGCCGCCGGCTGACGGACGCCTGCCCATCAGCCCCATTGTCATCAAGGCGACTTTGAACGACAGCTACCCGAACTACGGCGGCGTCTACGTCAAAAACAGCACCTCCTACGAGCTCGATATGGAGCAGCTCTACAAAAAGACGCTCTCTCTGAAGAAAAAGAAAAAAGACGCCGTCCAGGTGCTGATCGTACATACGCACACGACCGAGTGCTACGCCGAGGAGGGCGCGACGACCTACGACCCCTCATTCAACGACCGAACGACCGACCTTGAGAAAAATGTGGCGGCCGTGGGCCGGGCTCTCGCCGATGAGCTCAATGCCCTGGGCATCAAGACCGTGCAGGACCTGTCAATCAACGACTACCCCGAGTACAACGGCGCCTACACCCGCTCAAACGAGGTCATCAAAGAGTATATGGAGGAGTACCCGGACATCCGCGTTGTCATAGACCTGCACCGGGACAGCATGGTCAACTCCGACGGCGTGAAGTACCAGCCGGTTGTCACCTCGCCCGACGGGGTGCAGATGGCGCAGCTGATGTTTGTCGTCGGCACGCCTCAAAACGGAAAGACCCACAAGAACTGGCGTGAGAATCTCGCTTTTGCCATTCGCTGGCAGAGTGAGCTGATGGAGGCCTGCCCCGGCATCATGCGCCCGATCAGCCTGAGAAAGGACCGCTTCAATCAGCACCACACCACGGGCTCGGTCATCATGGAGGTGGGTACGACCGGCAATTCCCTCAGTGAGGCGAAAGCCTCGGCAAAGCTCGCGGCCGACGTGCTGGCAAAGATTTTGGCGTGA
- the gpr gene encoding GPR endopeptidase — MSKIRTDLALEARELASANAGELPGVSGDTITFENMTVHRVHILNEEGSSRMGKPVGDYITVELPREVAVDPARLKEGVSVISHELAELLGKTDLRSVLVVGLGNESVTPDALGPRTVKYTMVTRHLETEMPEYFEDASLRSVAALAPGVLGQTGVETAEVIKGLCERVKPSAVIVVDALAARRLTRLATTVQLSNTGINPGSGVGNNRAEISEKTLGVPVVAIGVPTVVNAATLTSDVVGIVAENIRRNIKGSSDIFSFLGDYEPDEVHGLVRESLAPFDLDLFVTPKDIDTVILNLSKLVGFSINATLQRGVTIEEMEHFVS; from the coding sequence ATGAGCAAGATCAGAACCGACCTCGCGCTCGAGGCGCGCGAGCTCGCCAGCGCCAACGCGGGCGAGCTGCCCGGCGTGAGCGGCGACACCATCACCTTTGAAAACATGACCGTACACCGTGTGCACATCTTAAACGAAGAGGGCAGCTCGCGCATGGGAAAGCCCGTGGGCGACTACATCACCGTCGAGCTGCCCCGCGAGGTCGCCGTTGACCCGGCGCGGCTGAAAGAGGGGGTCTCAGTCATCTCCCATGAGCTCGCCGAGCTTCTCGGCAAAACCGATCTGCGCTCGGTTCTCGTGGTGGGCCTCGGCAACGAGTCGGTCACGCCCGACGCCCTCGGCCCGCGAACAGTCAAATACACCATGGTCACGCGGCACTTGGAAACCGAGATGCCCGAGTACTTTGAGGATGCATCCCTGCGCTCGGTAGCGGCGCTGGCCCCCGGTGTGCTCGGTCAGACCGGCGTTGAGACTGCCGAGGTCATCAAGGGCCTCTGCGAGCGGGTGAAGCCCTCGGCCGTCATCGTGGTCGACGCGCTCGCCGCGCGCAGGCTCACGCGCCTGGCGACCACTGTTCAGCTCTCAAACACCGGCATCAACCCGGGCTCGGGCGTGGGCAACAACCGCGCCGAGATCAGCGAGAAGACACTCGGTGTGCCGGTGGTGGCAATCGGCGTGCCCACCGTGGTCAACGCCGCCACACTCACAAGCGACGTGGTGGGCATCGTCGCCGAGAACATCCGCCGCAACATCAAGGGCTCAAGCGACATCTTCTCCTTTCTCGGCGACTATGAGCCCGACGAGGTCCACGGGCTTGTGCGCGAGTCGCTCGCGCCCTTTGATCTCGACCTCTTCGTCACGCCCAAGGACATTGACACCGTCATTTTGAATCTGTCGAAGCTCGTGGGCTTTTCCATCAACGCGACGCTGCAGCGCGGCGTGACCATTGAGGAGATGGAACACTTTGTCAGCTGA
- the rpsT gene encoding 30S ribosomal protein S20, with protein MPNIKSAKKRVKVTKVKALNNQMVKNALKTCLKKYDSVVASGDKAEAEAMYKITVKKVDQAAAKGILHKNTAARKKSQLTNMLNSIGA; from the coding sequence TTGCCGAACATCAAATCCGCCAAGAAGAGAGTCAAGGTCACGAAAGTCAAAGCTCTGAATAACCAGATGGTGAAAAACGCTCTGAAGACCTGCCTGAAGAAGTACGACAGCGTCGTGGCTTCCGGCGACAAGGCCGAGGCTGAGGCCATGTATAAGATCACCGTGAAAAAGGTCGATCAGGCCGCCGCCAAGGGTATCCTCCATAAGAATACCGCCGCGAGAAAGAAATCGCAGTTGACGAATATGCTCAACTCCATCGGCGCGTAA
- a CDS encoding nucleoside deaminase, which translates to MDIKERVMDHEYFMKQAINKAGQALATGDVPIGAVVVRDGEIIAAACNEKERCGDALRHAELLALERAAAAIGDWRLSDCTLYVTLEPCPMCAGAIINARVGALVYGAADEKAGACGSVCNLFAMPLNHAPAVTRGVRERECAELLERFFETLR; encoded by the coding sequence ATGGATATCAAGGAGAGAGTTATGGATCACGAGTACTTCATGAAACAGGCGATCAACAAGGCCGGGCAGGCGCTTGCTACCGGCGACGTGCCCATCGGCGCCGTGGTTGTGCGCGACGGCGAGATCATCGCTGCCGCCTGCAACGAAAAGGAGCGCTGCGGCGACGCCCTGCGACACGCGGAGCTTCTCGCGCTCGAGCGCGCCGCAGCGGCAATTGGCGACTGGCGCCTGTCGGACTGCACGCTCTATGTCACGCTTGAGCCCTGCCCGATGTGCGCCGGGGCGATCATCAACGCCCGGGTGGGTGCGCTTGTCTATGGTGCGGCCGACGAGAAAGCGGGGGCCTGCGGGTCAGTGTGCAACCTCTTTGCCATGCCGCTCAACCACGCGCCCGCGGTCACACGCGGCGTGAGAGAACGCGAGTGCGCCGAGCTGCTCGAGCGCTTTTTTGAAACGCTGCGCTAG
- a CDS encoding DUF3793 family protein — protein sequence MPPALEQLLVQHCAPTLLGAKAASLISLSRSVFECPCTLARQLHERFAPSGLCFTVLGGCARRVLLYVYRPALLQKALSCRRAQRILGACGYPLRGELEALLTHLRRRIGADGGFPHEIGLFLDYPPGDVEAFIQTGGAGCKLCGYWKVYTDVEAARRRFARFDDCRARLRHMLAAGQTLSALLEAA from the coding sequence TTGCCACCGGCGTTGGAACAGCTTCTGGTGCAGCACTGCGCGCCGACTCTTCTCGGCGCCAAGGCCGCAAGCCTGATTTCACTGAGCCGCAGCGTCTTTGAGTGCCCCTGCACCCTGGCGCGGCAGCTCCATGAGCGCTTTGCTCCATCCGGTCTGTGCTTCACCGTACTCGGGGGCTGTGCAAGGCGGGTGCTGCTCTATGTCTACCGTCCGGCGCTGCTGCAAAAGGCTCTGTCCTGCCGCCGGGCGCAGCGCATCCTCGGCGCGTGCGGCTATCCGCTCCGTGGCGAGCTTGAGGCGCTTCTCACCCACCTGCGCCGCAGAATCGGTGCAGATGGGGGCTTTCCCCATGAGATCGGCCTGTTTCTCGATTACCCGCCCGGGGATGTCGAGGCCTTTATTCAAACCGGTGGTGCAGGATGCAAACTCTGCGGCTACTGGAAAGTCTACACCGACGTCGAGGCGGCCCGCAGACGCTTTGCCCGCTTTGACGACTGCCGCGCGCGGCTTCGTCACATGCTCGCGGCGGGTCAGACACTCTCTGCTCTGCTTGAGGCAGCCTGA
- a CDS encoding flavodoxin: protein MKKIAVIYWTGTGNTEAMAHSVADGARTAGAEVAIQCVGDIAADTAAGFDALALGCPAMGAEVLEETEFEPFFAELEPQLGGKTVGLFGSYGWGDGQWMRDWKERTIAAGANLCGEPVMANEAPGVTELDECRALGEALTK from the coding sequence ATGAAAAAAATTGCTGTAATCTACTGGACCGGCACCGGAAACACCGAAGCCATGGCCCATTCCGTGGCAGACGGCGCCCGCACAGCGGGGGCCGAAGTGGCGATCCAATGTGTCGGCGATATTGCGGCTGACACTGCCGCAGGTTTTGATGCGCTCGCGCTCGGCTGTCCCGCCATGGGCGCCGAGGTGCTGGAAGAGACCGAGTTTGAACCCTTTTTCGCTGAGCTTGAGCCTCAGCTCGGCGGCAAGACCGTGGGGCTTTTCGGTTCTTACGGCTGGGGCGACGGGCAGTGGATGCGCGACTGGAAAGAGCGCACCATCGCCGCAGGCGCCAATCTGTGCGGCGAGCCGGTCATGGCCAACGAGGCCCCCGGTGTGACCGAGCTCGACGAGTGCCGTGCGCTTGGCGAGGCCCTCACAAAATAA
- a CDS encoding LysR family transcriptional regulator, giving the protein MIETRLLHYFLAIAREQNITKAAETLYVTQSTLSKQMMDLEKQLGKQLFVRGKRKLTLTEDGAFLRNRAQEILALMDSTESALRTDAQTLSGDISIACGETIVMDLFAQLFAEFHIQYPDVRFHTHSGDADTVLERLDKGLADMGLLLGPIRQEKYDYLNLHQKDTFGLLMPKDCPLSQQKEINIDQLKTLPLIFAEQTFQGHQEIEWFGADRSVFHVVATYNLIYNATFLVERGIGYALCLDRLVNTKGRNLTFRPIVPELSVDLYLVTKKYQTFSPAVKIFLEKIREQCRVR; this is encoded by the coding sequence ATGATCGAAACCAGGCTGCTGCATTATTTCCTTGCCATCGCACGCGAGCAGAACATCACAAAGGCGGCTGAGACTCTTTATGTAACACAGTCCACGCTATCGAAGCAAATGATGGATCTGGAAAAACAATTGGGCAAACAGCTTTTTGTCCGGGGCAAGCGCAAGCTTACACTGACAGAGGACGGGGCGTTTTTGCGAAATCGGGCTCAGGAGATTCTCGCCCTGATGGACAGCACGGAATCTGCCCTGCGCACAGATGCGCAGACGCTGAGCGGGGACATTTCCATAGCCTGTGGTGAGACCATTGTCATGGATCTGTTTGCACAGCTTTTTGCCGAGTTTCACATTCAATATCCCGACGTCCGATTCCATACTCACAGCGGCGATGCCGACACAGTGCTTGAGCGATTGGACAAAGGCCTTGCCGACATGGGACTGCTGCTGGGGCCTATTCGGCAGGAAAAATACGATTATCTGAACTTGCATCAAAAGGACACTTTCGGTTTGCTGATGCCCAAGGACTGCCCTCTCTCCCAGCAGAAAGAGATCAACATCGACCAGCTCAAAACTCTGCCGCTGATTTTTGCGGAACAGACCTTTCAAGGGCACCAGGAAATAGAATGGTTTGGAGCGGACCGATCGGTTTTTCATGTTGTAGCAACCTATAACCTGATTTACAACGCGACATTTTTGGTGGAACGGGGGATCGGCTATGCGCTCTGTCTTGACCGTCTGGTAAACACAAAGGGAAGAAATCTCACTTTCCGCCCCATCGTCCCGGAACTGAGTGTGGATTTGTACCTGGTCACGAAAAAGTATCAGACTTTTTCGCCGGCGGTAAAAATCTTTCTGGAAAAGATCAGAGAACAATGCCGCGTGAGGTAA
- a CDS encoding DUF3737 family protein, with protein sequence MNIIENKTFDQERALYGSRNLTVRRCGFDGPADGESAFKECKNIAVENCFFNLRYPFWHDHGLAITGGEMTEKCRAALWYSDHVQITGLKMYGIKALRECSDVTVRGCDITSSEFGWSVRDITMEDTTAQSEYFMMRSENLTFRNVRFQGKYSFQYIKNAVFENCVFETKDAFWHGENITVRNSTIKGEYLAWYSRGLTLENCTIIGTQPLCYCKDLKLIRCEMVNTDLCFEKSEVEASITTPVVSIKNPLSGTICVPAVGEIIRDDSKSKGKIIVCNYALPCVVSA encoded by the coding sequence ATGAACATCATTGAGAACAAAACCTTCGATCAGGAACGCGCACTGTACGGCAGTCGGAATCTGACGGTACGCCGCTGTGGCTTCGACGGCCCCGCTGACGGTGAGAGCGCTTTTAAGGAGTGCAAAAATATCGCAGTGGAAAACTGCTTTTTCAATCTCCGCTACCCTTTCTGGCACGATCACGGCCTCGCTATCACCGGGGGTGAGATGACGGAAAAATGCCGCGCCGCTCTCTGGTACTCTGACCATGTACAGATCACCGGGCTAAAGATGTATGGCATCAAAGCCCTGCGTGAGTGCAGCGATGTGACCGTCCGCGGCTGTGATATCACCTCTTCGGAGTTCGGCTGGTCCGTCAGAGATATCACGATGGAAGATACCACGGCACAAAGCGAATATTTTATGATGCGCTCAGAAAATTTGACCTTTCGCAATGTGCGCTTTCAGGGCAAATACTCTTTTCAGTACATCAAAAACGCCGTGTTTGAGAACTGTGTATTCGAAACCAAAGATGCTTTCTGGCACGGTGAAAATATCACGGTACGAAACAGCACCATCAAGGGGGAATACCTTGCGTGGTACTCCAGAGGGTTGACACTCGAAAACTGTACGATCATTGGCACACAGCCGCTGTGTTACTGCAAGGATCTGAAGCTGATTCGCTGCGAGATGGTCAACACTGACCTCTGCTTTGAAAAGAGCGAAGTGGAGGCCAGCATCACCACGCCAGTGGTCAGCATTAAGAATCCGCTGTCCGGCACGATCTGCGTTCCGGCTGTGGGCGAGATCATCCGTGATGACAGCAAGTCCAAAGGCAAAATCATCGTCTGCAACTATGCGCTGCCCTGCGTGGTCAGCGCCTGA
- a CDS encoding alpha/beta hydrolase, with protein sequence MSGYICKLSEKVERTHVRYNNRYGIAIAGDLYTPRELDLSRQYPAVVVGAPYGGVKEQGPCVYANELAQRGFVVLTFDPGYMGESAGEPRRVSSPDIFSENISAGVDYLGLLPYVDRGRIGAIGICGSGGFSLSAAAMDSRIKAVVTASMYDMSYAARAGLTPEQIAENKNRLSLQRWADAENGYPQYIPTFPEEPVDEIPAEMTGIWREFFEFYATRRGHHPHARGGFTTTSDLAFINYPLLSHIDEISPRPILFVVGEQAGSRFFSDVAYENAHEPKEMLVIPNCNHVDLYDDATKIPFDRIESFLKENLK encoded by the coding sequence ATGAGTGGTTATATCTGTAAGCTGAGCGAAAAAGTTGAGAGAACCCATGTCCGCTATAACAACCGCTACGGCATCGCAATAGCCGGTGACTTATACACCCCGAGGGAGCTTGACCTGAGTAGGCAGTATCCCGCCGTTGTGGTTGGCGCCCCCTATGGAGGCGTCAAGGAGCAGGGCCCCTGCGTCTATGCCAACGAGTTGGCCCAGCGCGGCTTTGTTGTACTGACTTTTGACCCCGGGTATATGGGGGAGAGCGCCGGCGAGCCCCGCCGTGTTTCCTCGCCGGATATATTCAGCGAGAACATCAGCGCCGGGGTGGACTACCTGGGGCTGCTGCCCTATGTGGACCGCGGGAGAATCGGCGCGATTGGCATCTGTGGAAGCGGCGGCTTCTCACTGTCAGCCGCGGCAATGGACTCCCGCATCAAGGCAGTCGTTACCGCAAGCATGTACGACATGAGCTATGCCGCCCGTGCAGGGCTGACACCGGAGCAGATCGCCGAGAACAAAAACCGTCTCTCTCTTCAGCGTTGGGCCGATGCTGAAAATGGCTATCCCCAATATATTCCCACTTTTCCGGAAGAGCCTGTCGATGAAATTCCTGCCGAGATGACCGGCATCTGGCGTGAGTTCTTCGAGTTTTATGCCACAAGGCGCGGCCATCATCCCCATGCCCGCGGCGGCTTTACTACTACAAGCGACCTGGCTTTCATCAACTATCCGCTTCTCTCCCATATCGATGAGATCAGCCCCCGTCCCATCCTGTTCGTTGTAGGCGAGCAGGCCGGGAGCCGCTTCTTCAGCGATGTGGCATATGAGAACGCCCACGAGCCGAAAGAGATGCTTGTCATCCCCAACTGCAACCATGTGGACCTGTACGATGACGCGACCAAAATCCCCTTTGATCGAATCGAGAGCTTTTTGAAGGAGAACTTGAAGTGA
- a CDS encoding aldo/keto reductase: MKTTVLNNGVKMPMEGFGVFQVPESQCEEVVRNAICAGYRLIDTASSYKNEEAVGAAIRQAIQAGIVARDELFITTKAYIQEMGYDNLKEAFTRSLNKLGLDYLDLYLIHMPLGDYYGAWRAMEELYAAGRIRAIGVCNFDSARLMDLCYNARVHPMVNQIERHPHYQRHDELAIMEKLGIQPQGWAPFAEGLNGMFTEPVLQAIAAKHSRTAAQVILRWEVQQGVSIIPKSVHPERMAENLAIWDFELDSGDMQEIRTMDKARPSMLDCSKPSEIDRLYHYLSNPVLTSL; the protein is encoded by the coding sequence GTGAAAACGACAGTGCTCAATAACGGCGTCAAGATGCCCATGGAGGGCTTTGGTGTCTTTCAAGTGCCCGAGAGTCAGTGTGAAGAGGTCGTACGCAACGCCATATGCGCCGGTTATCGCCTGATCGATACCGCAAGCTCCTATAAAAACGAGGAGGCGGTCGGCGCTGCCATCCGGCAGGCAATCCAGGCGGGAATTGTGGCCCGCGATGAGCTTTTTATCACCACCAAAGCCTATATCCAGGAAATGGGCTATGACAATCTGAAAGAAGCTTTCACCCGTTCTCTGAACAAACTGGGTCTCGATTATCTGGATCTGTATCTCATCCATATGCCCCTCGGCGATTATTACGGCGCATGGCGGGCGATGGAGGAGCTTTATGCGGCGGGCAGGATCCGCGCCATTGGCGTGTGCAATTTCGATTCCGCCAGGCTGATGGACCTTTGCTACAATGCCAGGGTCCATCCCATGGTAAATCAGATCGAGCGCCATCCCCACTATCAGCGCCACGATGAGCTTGCCATAATGGAAAAGCTGGGCATACAGCCCCAGGGCTGGGCTCCCTTTGCAGAGGGGCTCAATGGAATGTTCACCGAGCCCGTGTTGCAGGCCATCGCCGCCAAGCACAGCAGGACGGCCGCCCAGGTTATCCTCCGCTGGGAGGTGCAGCAGGGTGTGAGTATCATCCCCAAGTCGGTACATCCTGAGCGCATGGCGGAAAACCTGGCCATCTGGGATTTCGAGCTGGACAGCGGCGATATGCAGGAGATCAGAACCATGGACAAGGCTCGTCCCTCCATGCTGGACTGCTCCAAGCCCAGCGAGATTGATCGCCTGTATCACTACCTGAGCAATCCGGTGTTGACCAGCCTGTAA
- a CDS encoding cyclophilin-like fold protein encodes MIKIEANGTVLKVKLCENSSAKAVKELLKDGALTLPLKDYAHMEKFGSFGRQLPVNDEYITTEPGDVILSEGHLLVIYYASNTWNFTRLGKVQNVGAADLKRVLGKGEVTVTLSLDE; translated from the coding sequence ATGATAAAGATTGAAGCAAACGGCACCGTTCTCAAGGTAAAGCTCTGTGAGAACAGCTCTGCGAAAGCGGTGAAAGAACTTCTCAAAGACGGCGCTCTTACTCTGCCTTTGAAAGATTACGCCCACATGGAGAAGTTCGGCTCTTTCGGCAGACAGCTCCCCGTGAACGATGAATACATCACCACCGAGCCCGGCGATGTCATACTCTCAGAGGGACATCTTCTGGTGATCTACTACGCTTCCAACACATGGAACTTTACCCGCCTCGGCAAAGTGCAGAATGTGGGCGCCGCTGATCTGAAGCGGGTGCTGGGCAAGGGAGAGGTTACGGTGACACTGTCCCTGGATGAGTAA